The sequence below is a genomic window from Streptomyces sp. V1I1.
CGAGCCGACGTACGGGACCCCGGCAAGCTCGAGGAGGCCCTGGAGGGTGCCGTCCTCGCCGTACGGGCCGTGCAGCACCGGGAAGACGACGTCGACCTCGCCGAGCGCCTTGGGCACGGCACCGGGTTCGCTGTAGACGACCTCGCGGTTGGCGGGGTCGACGGAGAGCACGACACCGCCCTCGGTCGAGTCGGCGAGCTGGTCTACGCTCGGCGTCCGCCGGTCGGCGATCGCCATCCGGTCCGGTTCGTCAGCGGTCAGCGCCCAGCGGCCGTCCGTAGTGATGCCGATCGGCAGTACGTCGTACTTCGTACGGTCGATGGCGCGCAGGACGGCGCCGGCGGTGACCACGGAGATCCCGTGTTCGGAGCTGCGACCGCCGAAGACGACGGCTACGCGCGGCTTGCGGAGCTGCTGCTCAGGGCTCTGGGGGAGGTTCTCGCTGCTCATATCGCGATGAGACTACCGTGCACGTCCCGTGCCGTGGAGTGCAGGCACGGGGCGCGCTGGGTCGCCCAGTGCGGCAGGGCGCGGCGGACTGTCCGGGTTCCCCCGGCCGGTGGCTGGAGGCCGCCGCAGCAGCTCGAAGCCGCGAAGCGGTGCGAGAGGTGCGTCGAAAAGAGGTCAGCGGCGCTCGGGCTTGGCGGCGCGTGACATCAGCTCCTTGAGCGCGACGACCGGCGGCTTGCCCTCGTGGACGATGCCGACGACCGTTTCGGTGATCGGCATGTCGACGCCGTGCCGGCGTGCCAGATCGAGCACCGATTCACAGGACTTGACGCCTTCCGCGGTCTGCCTGGTGACCGCGATGGTCTCCTGGAGGGTCATGCCGCGGCCGAGGTTGGTGCCGAAGGTGTGGTTGCGGGAGAGCGGCGAGCAGCAGGTGGCCACCAGATCGCCGAGTCCGGCGAGGCCGGAGAAGGTCAGCGGGTCCGCGCCCATCGCGAGGCCGAGCCGGGTGGTCTCGGCCAGGCCGCGGGTGATCAGCGAGCCCTTGGCGTTGTCGCCGAGTCCCATGCCGTCCGCGATGCCGACGGCGAGGCCGATGACGTTCTTGACGGCGCCGCCGAGTTCGCAGCCCACCACGTCCGTGTTGGTGTACGGGCGGAAGTACGGGGTGTGGCAGGCCGACTGGAGCCGCTGGGCGACGGCCTCGTCGCGGCAGGCGACGACGGCCGCGGCAGGCCGGCGCTGGGCGATCTCCTTGGCGAGGTTGGGGCCCGTGATCACCGCGACGCTCTCGGCGGGGACCTCGGCGACCTCTTCGATGACCTCGCTCATGCGCTTGGCGGTGCCGAGTTCGACGCCCTTCATCAGGGAGACGAGGACGGTCTCGGCGGGCAGCTTGGCCGCCCATTCGGCGAGGTTGCCGCGGAGCGTCTGGGAGGGGACGGCGAGGACGGTGAAGTCAGCGCCGCGCAACGCCTCGGCCGGGTCGGTGGTGGCCCGGAGCGAGGAGGGGAGCTCAATTCCCGGCAGATAGTCGGGGTTGGTGCGGGTGGTGTTGATGGCGTCGACGAGTTCGGCGCGACGGCCCCAGAGGGTCACATCGCAGCCCGCGTCCGCGAGCACCATGCCGAAGGCCGTACCCCACGAGCCTGTTCCGAATACCGCTGCCTTGGTGGCTGCGCGCGTCACTTGGTGCCCTCCTCGGCGGCCTTGCGGCGCTGCTGTGCGAGTACTTGGCGCAGATCGTACGGCTCCGCGGGGGCCTGCTCGCCGCGCAGTTCCTCCAGCAGACCGGTGACCGCGGCCATGATGGCCTCAGTCGCCGCCCTCAGCACCTCGGGCGTCGGCTCCTCGCCGTAGAAACGGTCGAGGTCGACCGGCGGGCCCGCCTTCACCTGAAGCGTCTTACGCGGGAAAAAGCGGACCTTCTTCTCCTGCGCGTACGGCGGCATCGCCAAGTTGGCGCCCCACTGCGCGATCGGAATGACGGGCGCCTTGGTCAGCAGAGCCGCGCGTGCGACTCCGGTCTTCGCAGTCATCGGCCACATGCCGGGATGGCGGGTGAGAGTGCCCTCGGGGTAGAAGGCGACGCATTCACCGCGCTCCACCGCATCCACGGCGGCGCGGAAGGCGCCGACGGCGTTGGAGGACTCGCGGTAGACGGGAATCTGGCCGGTGCCTCGCAGCAGGGTCCCGACAACGGGCGCCTCGAAGAGCACCGCCTTGGCGAGGAATCGGGGCACACGTCCGGTGTTGTACTGGAAGTGGCCGTACGAGAACATATCGAGATACGAGTTGTGATTGACGGCGGTGATGAATCCGCCGTCCGCCGGAATGTTTTCCATCCCCCGCCAGTCCCGCTTGAACAGAACCAACAGCGGCGGTTTCGAGATGACCGCCGCCAGGCGGTACCAGAAGCCGATTCTACGGCGGGACACTCGGACACCCTCCTCTATTGCCGGGTCACCGCCCGGCTGCTGGGGGTCAAGTGTCGCCCCAGGCCCCTGGTCTGTCGAGGACACGGTACGCCCCGGTCCAGGGCCCGGTCCTCAGGACCTTCGCGGGCACGCGCCACAATGGAGCCCGATGCGCATGGACGGAGAGCTCGCCACGAACACCGACTCGAAGGTCCGCTGGTCCCTGGTGGTCCCGCTGAAACCCCTTGTACTGGCCAAGAGCAGGCTCGCCAGGGCCGCGGACGACATTCTGCGGCCGCATCTCGCGCTCGCCTTCGCCCAGGACACCGTGGCCGCGGCGCTGGCCTGCGAAGCCGTGCGGGATGTGGCAGTCGTCACGGACGACCCG
It includes:
- a CDS encoding NAD(P)H-dependent glycerol-3-phosphate dehydrogenase — encoded protein: MTRAATKAAVFGTGSWGTAFGMVLADAGCDVTLWGRRAELVDAINTTRTNPDYLPGIELPSSLRATTDPAEALRGADFTVLAVPSQTLRGNLAEWAAKLPAETVLVSLMKGVELGTAKRMSEVIEEVAEVPAESVAVITGPNLAKEIAQRRPAAAVVACRDEAVAQRLQSACHTPYFRPYTNTDVVGCELGGAVKNVIGLAVGIADGMGLGDNAKGSLITRGLAETTRLGLAMGADPLTFSGLAGLGDLVATCCSPLSRNHTFGTNLGRGMTLQETIAVTRQTAEGVKSCESVLDLARRHGVDMPITETVVGIVHEGKPPVVALKELMSRAAKPERR
- a CDS encoding 1-acyl-sn-glycerol-3-phosphate acyltransferase gives rise to the protein MSRRRIGFWYRLAAVISKPPLLVLFKRDWRGMENIPADGGFITAVNHNSYLDMFSYGHFQYNTGRVPRFLAKAVLFEAPVVGTLLRGTGQIPVYRESSNAVGAFRAAVDAVERGECVAFYPEGTLTRHPGMWPMTAKTGVARAALLTKAPVIPIAQWGANLAMPPYAQEKKVRFFPRKTLQVKAGPPVDLDRFYGEEPTPEVLRAATEAIMAAVTGLLEELRGEQAPAEPYDLRQVLAQQRRKAAEEGTK